CACAGGTAGGATGGTCGCATGGCTGAGATCGACGAAGAGCGTCACGTGTGCGACGCCGCCGTCACCCTGGCCTTCAGCGTGCTCGGTAAACGCTGGAACGGCATGATCGTCTCCTCGCTCGGCGGCGGCCCGTCGACCTTCGTCTCACTGCGTCGCGGAGTCGCCGGCATCAGCGACACCGTGCTCTCCGACCGCCTCGCGGAGCTCGCCGATGCCGGCCTCGTCTCCCGCGCCGTCGACCCCGGACCGCCCGTCGCGGTCTC
The sequence above is a segment of the Microbacterium sp. Root553 genome. Coding sequences within it:
- a CDS encoding winged helix-turn-helix transcriptional regulator, with the protein product MAEIDEERHVCDAAVTLAFSVLGKRWNGMIVSSLGGGPSTFVSLRRGVAGISDTVLSDRLAELADAGLVSRAVDPGPPVAVSYALTDSGRGLLPILDQLGTWASENLEIRER